One Dictyoglomus thermophilum H-6-12 DNA window includes the following coding sequences:
- a CDS encoding endo-1,4-beta-xylanase, producing MIKQRFSILVLLLILLTFSLGFLKEEAKGMEIPSLKEVYKDYFTIGAAVSHLNIYHYENLLKKHFNSLTPENQMKWEVIHPKPYVYDFGPADEIVDFAMKNGMKVRGHTLVWHNQTPGWVYAGTKDEILARLKEHIKEVVGHYKGKVYAWDVVNEALSDNPNEFLRRAPWYDICGEEVIEKAFIWAHEVDPDAKLFYNDYNLEDPIKREKAYKLVKKLKDKGVPIHGIGIQGHWTLAWPTPKMLEDSIKRFAELGVEVQVTEFDISIYYDRNENNNFKVPPEDRLERQAQLYKEAFEILRKYKGIVTGVTFWGVADDYTWLYFWPVRGREDYPLLFDKNHNPKKAFWEIVKF from the coding sequence ATGATTAAGCAAAGGTTTTCTATCCTTGTGCTTCTTCTAATTTTGCTCACTTTCTCATTAGGATTTTTAAAGGAGGAGGCTAAAGGTATGGAGATTCCATCACTGAAAGAAGTTTATAAAGATTACTTTACTATTGGAGCGGCAGTTAGTCACTTAAATATTTATCATTATGAGAATCTTTTGAAGAAGCATTTTAATAGTTTAACTCCTGAAAATCAAATGAAATGGGAAGTTATTCATCCTAAACCATATGTTTATGATTTTGGACCTGCCGATGAGATCGTAGATTTTGCAATGAAGAATGGTATGAAGGTAAGAGGGCATACTTTGGTTTGGCATAATCAGACTCCAGGATGGGTTTATGCAGGTACAAAGGATGAAATTCTTGCAAGATTAAAGGAACACATTAAAGAGGTAGTAGGACATTATAAAGGTAAAGTTTATGCTTGGGATGTGGTTAACGAGGCCTTATCGGATAATCCTAATGAATTTTTGAGAAGAGCTCCTTGGTATGATATTTGTGGTGAAGAAGTTATTGAAAAGGCATTTATTTGGGCTCATGAGGTAGATCCTGATGCTAAATTATTTTATAACGATTACAATTTAGAAGATCCTATAAAGAGAGAAAAGGCTTATAAATTAGTTAAGAAGCTCAAGGATAAAGGAGTTCCTATTCATGGTATTGGAATACAGGGACATTGGACATTAGCATGGCCAACTCCAAAGATGCTTGAGGATTCCATAAAGAGATTTGCAGAGCTTGGAGTTGAAGTACAAGTTACAGAGTTTGATATTTCTATTTACTACGATAGAAATGAAAATAATAATTTTAAGGTTCCGCCTGAAGATAGGCTTGAAAGACAAGCTCAGCTTTATAAGGAGGCTTTTGAAATCTTAAGAAAATACAAAGGAATAGTTACTGGTGTTACTTTCTGGGGTGTAGCAGATGACTATACTTGGCTCTATTTCTGGCCTGTTAGAGGAAGAGAAGATTATCCATTACTCTTTGATAAGAATCACAATCCTAAGAAGGCTTTCTGGGAGATTGTAAAGTTTTAG
- a CDS encoding TraB/GumN family protein yields the protein MRYLKKIVFYLLIFILLLNFIFCQTKGVFYEISSDDSRVYTLGSIHLGTPDLYPLDPIIEKAFEKSEVLAVELDITDPKNVFKAQAYILKKGLYKKGDSIENHADPELVKDLKEVLGEENFEKIKFYKPWVLLFQISSSLAYNTLDVKYGIDFYFINKAEESDKKIVALETVEEQLDAFSEIPEEDQLKILKSNLEELKDLKDKKIEEYYSELLNAYKNGDKEKLEELLLGDLKKEGYDVFYQYVYIKRNFRFAERIKSLMKDYKSIFVVIGAGHLIGEENVVKLLQN from the coding sequence ATGAGATATCTTAAAAAGATTGTTTTTTATTTACTAATTTTTATTTTGCTTCTCAACTTCATCTTCTGTCAAACTAAGGGGGTTTTTTATGAGATAAGTTCTGATGATTCAAGGGTTTATACTTTGGGGTCTATACATTTGGGGACCCCAGATCTATATCCTCTTGATCCTATAATTGAAAAGGCTTTTGAGAAATCTGAAGTTTTAGCAGTTGAACTTGATATAACTGATCCTAAAAATGTGTTCAAAGCACAAGCTTACATACTTAAAAAAGGCTTATATAAAAAGGGAGATAGCATTGAAAATCATGCAGATCCAGAATTGGTAAAAGATTTAAAAGAAGTTTTAGGAGAGGAGAATTTTGAGAAAATAAAGTTTTATAAGCCCTGGGTGTTACTTTTTCAGATCAGCTCTTCTTTGGCTTATAATACCTTGGATGTAAAATATGGAATTGATTTCTATTTTATAAACAAGGCAGAGGAATCAGATAAAAAGATCGTGGCCTTGGAAACTGTAGAAGAGCAACTTGATGCATTTTCAGAGATACCAGAGGAAGATCAGTTAAAAATTTTAAAATCTAACTTGGAAGAATTGAAGGATTTGAAAGATAAAAAAATCGAAGAGTATTATTCGGAGCTACTTAATGCCTATAAAAATGGGGATAAGGAGAAGCTTGAGGAATTGTTGTTGGGTGATTTGAAGAAAGAAGGTTATGATGTATTTTACCAATATGTCTATATTAAAAGGAATTTTAGATTTGCGGAAAGAATAAAGAGCCTAATGAAAGATTACAAATCTATATTTGTGGTAATAGGTGCAGGTCATTTAATAGGTGAAGAAAACGTGGTAAAATTATTACAAAATTAG
- a CDS encoding mechanosensitive ion channel family protein, whose product MLYINLFWSLLVIFLCFLSHNLIMRAINRTVSHVGKEIKAPKTISMIIGFLIYGFGIAIIMSIWNINLMPYLTGLGISGVVLGLAFQEPLTNFLSGVLVLVTRKVFEGEALDIDGISGVVDMVEMNHTRIKTFDGKMVLIPNRKVWSGTVTKFWPGPYRRVSFDVSVDYSSDLEKVISLLRRALEEEDLVVKDESVSNIVVFKEYGSSGITYTVYFWVDRENYFNAINALSARIKKIFEENNISIPYMIVDLRVSQKN is encoded by the coding sequence ATGCTTTATATTAATCTGTTCTGGAGTCTTCTGGTGATTTTTCTATGTTTTCTTTCTCATAACTTAATAATGAGAGCTATTAATAGAACTGTGTCTCATGTAGGTAAGGAGATAAAGGCTCCTAAAACCATATCTATGATTATTGGGTTCCTAATTTATGGTTTTGGTATTGCTATTATAATGTCCATATGGAATATTAATCTAATGCCATATCTTACAGGTCTTGGAATTTCTGGTGTGGTTTTAGGTCTTGCTTTCCAAGAGCCACTCACAAATTTTCTTTCTGGAGTCTTAGTGCTTGTTACAAGAAAGGTTTTTGAGGGAGAGGCTTTAGATATAGATGGGATTAGCGGAGTAGTAGATATGGTAGAGATGAACCATACTAGGATAAAAACTTTTGATGGGAAAATGGTTTTGATACCCAATAGAAAGGTATGGTCTGGAACTGTAACAAAGTTTTGGCCAGGTCCTTACAGAAGAGTGAGCTTTGATGTAAGTGTGGATTACTCTTCGGATCTTGAAAAGGTTATAAGTTTATTAAGAAGAGCATTGGAGGAGGAAGATCTTGTAGTAAAAGATGAGAGTGTGAGTAATATAGTTGTTTTTAAGGAGTATGGAAGTTCTGGAATAACTTATACCGTATACTTTTGGGTAGATAGGGAAAATTATTTTAATGCTATAAATGCTTTGAGTGCGAGGATTAAAAAGATTTTTGAGGAAAATAATATTTCTATTCCATATATGATTGTGGATTTAAGGGTATCTCAAAAGAATTAA
- a CDS encoding rubrerythrin family protein, translating into MRKMTEEFLHNAFAGESMAHMKYLIFADEAERKGLVKLANLFRAIAYAEFVHARNHFRELGLLKQEMIDNVQQCIDGETYEIEEMYPVYNNTAVFQNEKGAERSTRFAWEAEKIHAEMYKKAKELVSKNEDYPANKIYICPVCGHTIEGEPPEKCPVCGAPKSSYKEFSV; encoded by the coding sequence ATGAGGAAAATGACCGAAGAGTTTCTTCACAACGCTTTTGCAGGGGAAAGTATGGCTCATATGAAATATCTAATCTTCGCTGATGAGGCAGAGAGAAAGGGGTTAGTTAAACTTGCCAATTTATTTAGGGCTATTGCTTATGCAGAGTTTGTACATGCTAGGAATCATTTTAGAGAATTAGGGCTTTTAAAACAAGAGATGATAGATAATGTTCAACAATGTATAGATGGCGAAACTTATGAGATTGAAGAGATGTATCCAGTATATAACAACACAGCAGTATTTCAGAATGAAAAGGGAGCAGAGAGAAGTACAAGATTTGCTTGGGAAGCAGAAAAGATTCACGCAGAGATGTATAAGAAGGCTAAGGAGCTTGTAAGTAAAAATGAAGATTATCCAGCAAATAAGATTTATATATGTCCTGTTTGTGGACATACGATAGAGGGTGAACCACCTGAGAAATGCCCTGTATGTGGTGCTCCAAAAAGTTCTTATAAAGAGTTTTCAGTGTAA
- a CDS encoding DOMON domain-containing protein translates to MRKALILAITLFLLTFAFAQTSKPKIDGKLSPNEYPYYASFSNGDFQIYWKIEGDEVYILMIGKTKGYVALGINPTVKAGDADYIIGYVTDKGAQVLDYYAPEKHMGHTLDEKLGGKNDILELAGTEDKEYTYIEFRRKLDTKDKYDKVFPKTGTLKIVWALGNSDDPNSMHVKRGYGELKIN, encoded by the coding sequence ATGAGGAAGGCTTTAATATTAGCCATAACCTTGTTTCTTCTAACCTTTGCCTTTGCTCAAACTTCAAAGCCTAAAATTGATGGAAAACTTTCCCCAAATGAATATCCGTATTATGCCTCTTTTTCCAACGGAGATTTTCAGATATATTGGAAAATAGAAGGCGATGAAGTCTACATACTCATGATAGGCAAAACAAAGGGTTATGTAGCTTTAGGAATTAATCCTACAGTAAAAGCAGGAGATGCAGACTACATCATAGGATATGTAACCGATAAAGGAGCACAAGTTTTAGACTATTATGCCCCTGAAAAACATATGGGACATACTCTTGACGAAAAACTTGGTGGAAAAAACGATATTCTTGAGCTTGCAGGTACAGAAGATAAAGAATACACCTATATTGAGTTTAGAAGAAAATTAGATACAAAAGATAAGTATGATAAGGTATTTCCTAAAACAGGAACGCTAAAAATAGTTTGGGCTTTAGGAAATTCCGATGATCCCAACTCCATGCATGTAAAGAGAGGATACGGTGAACTAAAGATAAATTAA